A window of bacterium BMS3Abin02 contains these coding sequences:
- the mglA_1 gene encoding galactose/methyl galactoside import ATP-binding protein MglA: MAGSQGGAPAVELRGITKRFPGVVANDHVNLRVMPAEVHAVVGENGAGKSTLMKILYGMQAPDEGQILVGGDVVRFRSPKEAINAGIGMVHQHFMLADQLTVLENIVLGSEPRSGLEIDFQGAKARLEEHSTAYGLTVDPDVLVEELSVGERQRVEILKVLFRGARILILDEPTAVLVPQEVDELFESMRELTREGVTIIFISHKLDEVLTIADAITVIRRGKTIDTVLPTDVDARKLAEMMVGSELPTPETHESTIQDKVLLRVEGLTVRSEKTDRTILEDVSFTIRQGEIVGIAGVEGNGQAPLVEALMGMLSLERGTVELLGSEITKWTNLRRREAGLGLIPEDRQRQGLLLPAPLWENAMLGHQTVPPFSRGFWIDRDGARRRTGDIISSYGVMTPGVDVPAMALSGGNQQKLIVGREMLAEPAVLIAAQPTRGIDVGAQASVWDQLRNARAAGLAVLLISADLEELIGLSDTLYVILRGRLVAQLDPKTATPEELGSYMTGVRSAT; encoded by the coding sequence GTGGCAGGATCACAGGGCGGCGCCCCGGCGGTTGAGCTGCGGGGCATCACGAAACGGTTCCCCGGCGTCGTCGCGAATGATCACGTGAATCTGCGGGTCATGCCGGCCGAAGTCCACGCCGTCGTCGGTGAGAACGGAGCCGGCAAGTCGACGTTGATGAAGATTCTCTACGGGATGCAGGCCCCCGATGAAGGGCAGATCCTCGTGGGCGGCGACGTGGTTCGGTTTCGCAGCCCGAAGGAGGCGATCAATGCCGGCATCGGCATGGTCCACCAGCACTTCATGCTCGCCGACCAGCTCACCGTACTGGAGAACATCGTGCTGGGCTCGGAGCCGCGTTCTGGACTGGAGATCGACTTCCAGGGTGCAAAGGCGAGGCTCGAGGAGCACTCGACCGCGTACGGTCTCACCGTGGACCCGGACGTACTCGTCGAGGAGCTTTCGGTCGGCGAGCGCCAGCGCGTGGAGATCCTCAAGGTCCTCTTTCGCGGTGCACGCATCCTGATTCTCGACGAACCGACTGCCGTCCTCGTGCCGCAGGAGGTCGACGAACTGTTCGAGTCGATGCGAGAGCTGACGCGTGAAGGCGTCACGATCATCTTCATATCGCACAAGCTGGATGAGGTACTCACGATTGCGGATGCGATCACCGTCATCCGTCGCGGCAAGACGATCGACACGGTCCTGCCGACCGACGTGGACGCCCGCAAACTCGCCGAGATGATGGTCGGCAGTGAACTTCCGACGCCGGAGACCCACGAATCCACCATTCAGGACAAGGTCCTCCTGAGGGTCGAGGGACTGACGGTCCGGTCCGAGAAAACCGACAGGACGATCCTCGAAGATGTGTCGTTCACCATCCGCCAGGGCGAGATCGTCGGAATCGCCGGAGTGGAGGGCAACGGTCAGGCCCCGCTCGTCGAGGCATTGATGGGGATGCTCTCTCTCGAACGTGGAACCGTCGAACTGCTCGGCAGCGAGATCACGAAGTGGACCAACCTCCGACGACGTGAGGCAGGGCTCGGACTGATCCCTGAGGATCGGCAGCGGCAGGGGTTGCTGTTGCCGGCACCGCTGTGGGAGAACGCCATGCTGGGACATCAGACGGTCCCACCGTTCAGTCGCGGGTTCTGGATCGATCGCGATGGTGCCCGTAGGCGCACCGGGGACATCATCAGCTCCTATGGGGTCATGACCCCGGGGGTCGACGTTCCGGCCATGGCCCTCTCGGGCGGCAACCAGCAGAAGCTGATCGTCGGACGCGAGATGCTGGCGGAACCGGCCGTGCTGATCGCCGCACAGCCGACGCGAGGGATCGACGTCGGCGCCCAGGCGTCGGTGTGGGATCAGCTGCGCAACGCCCGCGCCGCGGGGCTGGCCGTGTTGTTGATCTCTGCCGATCTGGAAGAGCTCATCGGCCTTTCGGACACGCTGTATGTGATCTTGCGTGGCCGACTGGTTGCACAGCTCGATCCGAAGACCGCAACGCCTGAAGAACTCGGGTCCTACATGACCGGTGTGAGGAGCGCGACGTGA
- a CDS encoding branched-chain amino acid transport system /permease component: MNLRRMLMSLLAPIGALAFSFVVASVALLLVGVNPLTAFAEMGKFAWSEASLVSIANRTVPLFLSGLAVAIGFKMGLFNIGVEGQYLLAAVFAAYLGALVNLPPVLHVLFIILVAMVVGALWSGIAGVLKVKRGVHEVISTIMLNVIAVGLVAWLLANFFRKVDPGDLNIKTAKLPESAWFPSLNPVLNAIGIKPPPGPTMQGFLLVAIVVGIIYYLLVWRSRYGFELRSSGINPDAARMSGVNPDRMVVQTMLISGALAGLVGISPLLGFFHRYTQDFSTGLGFTGIAVALLGRNHPVGIGLGAFLFALMDRSALILDLRGIPREIVTIIQGVVVLAVVVAYEIVTRMTQRQEVAAAAEAAKTDLVEAA; this comes from the coding sequence GTGAACCTGCGCCGAATGCTGATGAGCCTCCTGGCGCCGATCGGAGCACTGGCGTTCTCTTTCGTCGTCGCGTCCGTCGCCCTGCTGCTGGTGGGAGTGAACCCGCTCACGGCGTTCGCGGAGATGGGCAAGTTTGCCTGGAGTGAGGCGTCGCTGGTCTCCATCGCCAATCGGACGGTGCCGCTGTTCCTCTCGGGCCTGGCGGTCGCCATCGGGTTCAAGATGGGACTGTTCAACATCGGTGTGGAAGGCCAATACCTCCTGGCAGCCGTGTTCGCCGCCTACCTCGGAGCACTCGTCAACCTGCCTCCGGTGCTGCACGTTCTCTTCATCATCTTGGTCGCAATGGTCGTCGGTGCTCTGTGGTCCGGCATCGCCGGCGTGTTGAAGGTCAAGCGGGGCGTTCATGAGGTGATCAGCACGATCATGCTCAATGTGATAGCGGTCGGGCTGGTTGCCTGGCTCTTGGCGAACTTCTTTCGAAAGGTCGATCCGGGGGACCTGAACATCAAGACGGCGAAACTGCCAGAAAGCGCCTGGTTCCCGTCGTTGAATCCCGTGTTGAATGCCATCGGAATCAAACCGCCTCCCGGTCCCACGATGCAGGGCTTCCTGCTCGTCGCGATCGTGGTCGGGATCATCTACTACCTGCTCGTCTGGCGTAGCCGGTACGGATTCGAGCTGCGCTCTTCCGGCATCAACCCCGACGCCGCGCGGATGAGCGGCGTCAATCCGGACCGGATGGTCGTCCAGACGATGCTCATCTCCGGGGCGCTCGCCGGACTCGTCGGCATCTCGCCGCTCCTGGGCTTCTTTCACAGGTATACCCAGGACTTCTCGACGGGACTCGGGTTCACGGGCATCGCCGTCGCGTTGCTGGGAAGGAACCATCCCGTGGGCATTGGGCTCGGTGCGTTCCTCTTCGCTCTCATGGATCGCTCCGCGCTGATCCTCGATCTGAGAGGCATTCCGAGAGAGATCGTGACGATCATCCAGGGGGTGGTCGTGCTCGCCGTGGTGGTCGCCTACGAGATCGTCACGCGTATGACCCAGCGCCAAGAGGTCGCCGCTGCTGCCGAGGCGGCGAAGACGGACCTGGTGGAGGCGGCGTGA
- a CDS encoding branched-chain amino acid transport system /permease component — protein MKLWQPKTKLGRRLWAATLWGSSGILVLSIVQSIAGTQELTSHGTFGAALRLAMPIMLAGLGAVYSERAGVVNIGLEGMMIMGTWFSAWGAWQFGNPWWGVVFGIIGGAIGGLIHAIATVTFAVDHIVSGVAVNILAVGGMRFLSAVSYAPDSGGGATQSPHVAGIGTFSLPFLAGGNLFGWKSPDFFGWLEAHRWFFLSDIGGLLRGLTGGLSWLTLLALLLVPATIWLLWKTPWGLRLRSCGENPYAAESLGVSVLKMKYYGVIISGAMSGLGGTMLVLVQAGIYREGQTAGRGYIGLAALIFGNWNPAGALAGATLFGFADALRLRSEVAVHALLLFIAVLLLVLVLWLLYRRRWVPAAATGFFAALFFVLYLTVAVVPTQFISFTPHLTTLLVLGLATQRLRMPAADGLRYRKGEAV, from the coding sequence GTGAAGCTCTGGCAGCCGAAGACGAAGCTGGGGCGCCGACTGTGGGCCGCAACCCTGTGGGGGTCCTCGGGGATCCTCGTGCTCTCCATCGTGCAATCCATAGCCGGCACTCAGGAGCTGACGTCACATGGCACGTTCGGTGCCGCGCTTCGTCTCGCCATGCCGATCATGCTCGCCGGTCTCGGTGCGGTGTACTCGGAACGAGCCGGTGTCGTCAACATCGGTCTCGAAGGCATGATGATCATGGGTACCTGGTTCAGCGCGTGGGGCGCCTGGCAGTTCGGGAATCCATGGTGGGGTGTCGTGTTCGGCATCATCGGCGGGGCGATCGGTGGTCTGATCCATGCCATCGCGACCGTCACCTTTGCCGTCGACCACATCGTGTCTGGTGTGGCGGTCAACATCCTCGCCGTAGGGGGGATGCGGTTCCTGTCGGCCGTGTCGTACGCCCCGGACAGCGGCGGCGGCGCCACGCAGTCGCCCCACGTGGCAGGGATCGGCACGTTCAGCCTGCCATTCCTGGCAGGCGGGAACCTCTTCGGCTGGAAGAGTCCCGACTTCTTCGGGTGGCTCGAAGCACACCGATGGTTCTTCCTCTCGGACATCGGAGGGTTGCTGCGCGGATTGACCGGCGGTCTGTCCTGGTTGACGCTGTTGGCTCTGCTTCTCGTTCCCGCAACGATATGGCTGCTGTGGAAGACACCTTGGGGCCTCCGACTGCGCTCGTGCGGGGAGAATCCGTACGCTGCCGAGTCGCTCGGCGTGTCCGTGCTGAAGATGAAGTACTACGGCGTCATCATTTCCGGAGCCATGTCCGGCCTGGGAGGCACGATGCTGGTCCTCGTACAGGCCGGCATCTATCGGGAGGGTCAGACCGCAGGGCGAGGCTACATCGGTCTTGCCGCGCTGATCTTCGGAAACTGGAACCCTGCGGGAGCGCTGGCCGGCGCGACACTGTTCGGATTCGCCGATGCTCTCCGGTTGCGATCCGAAGTTGCCGTGCACGCGCTCTTGTTGTTCATCGCCGTGCTGCTCTTGGTATTGGTGCTCTGGCTGCTGTACCGGCGCCGCTGGGTCCCGGCGGCGGCGACGGGGTTCTTCGCCGCGCTGTTCTTCGTCCTGTACCTGACGGTCGCTGTCGTGCCCACGCAGTTCATCTCCTTCACGCCGCATCTCACGACACTGCTGGTACTGGGTCTGGCCACCCAGCGGCTTCGCATGCCCGCGGCCGATGGCCTGCGATACCGAAAAGGGGAAGCGGTCTAG
- a CDS encoding double zinc ribbon produces MAQITCNNCGEVFEEQEFCPKCGQWVGPIPSAGYEKFDLDEAPEGQEDEPLAPVPPMVDIVTCPSCGAANPSTNRHCEQCGARITQGPLPVAPQPMIRTTAGARALAVILGTVAVVALLAFAFNSLFGSKEPAVPPTSSTTSTTVAAVPVKIVPINWHCSSELNATLSCDNLFDGQDSTYWNDASAKGKGAEIEVTFAQPYALQTIVFKNVSDDEKFTMNYKVKGFEIDFDDLPDAPFIDQLDNTNRAQPIAVTSFSTTQITFKVTSTYESKSVGGKTPFNELAIAELEFWGRPTK; encoded by the coding sequence TTGGCACAGATCACATGCAACAACTGTGGAGAGGTCTTCGAGGAGCAGGAGTTCTGTCCCAAATGCGGACAGTGGGTCGGCCCGATCCCATCCGCCGGATACGAGAAGTTCGACCTCGATGAGGCCCCGGAAGGCCAAGAGGACGAACCGCTCGCCCCGGTGCCCCCGATGGTCGACATCGTGACCTGCCCCTCATGTGGGGCAGCCAACCCGTCCACGAACCGTCACTGCGAGCAGTGTGGCGCCCGCATCACGCAGGGCCCACTGCCGGTCGCTCCCCAGCCCATGATCCGCACGACTGCCGGAGCGCGCGCCCTCGCAGTGATTCTCGGAACGGTCGCAGTCGTGGCTCTCCTCGCTTTTGCGTTCAACTCGCTGTTCGGCAGCAAGGAACCTGCAGTGCCGCCGACGTCCTCCACCACATCGACGACCGTGGCTGCGGTCCCGGTGAAGATCGTCCCGATCAACTGGCACTGCTCCAGCGAACTCAACGCGACGCTCTCCTGTGACAACCTCTTCGACGGCCAGGACAGCACGTACTGGAACGACGCCTCGGCGAAAGGCAAGGGCGCCGAGATCGAGGTCACGTTCGCGCAGCCATATGCGCTACAGACGATCGTCTTCAAGAACGTGTCGGACGACGAGAAGTTCACGATGAATTACAAGGTCAAGGGCTTCGAGATCGATTTCGACGATCTGCCGGACGCCCCGTTCATCGACCAACTCGACAACACGAACAGGGCACAGCCCATCGCGGTGACGAGTTTCAGCACCACACAGATCACCTTCAAGGTCACATCGACGTACGAGTCGAAGTCCGTCGGCGGCAAGACTCCGTTCAACGAACTGGCGATCGCCGAACTGGAATTCTGGGGCCGCCCAACCAAGTAG
- a CDS encoding hypothetical protein (DNA repair protein RadA homolog), with protein MGFCPQCGSRKALVEDQTTRRATPPEVVPVASAAALAADRSPVGIGEIDRVLGGGVVPGAVLLLGGEPGVGKSTLLLQAAGSFAETGCSVLIATAEESSHQVGLRAKRLGVDSSRVSLVADSDIDAILAAADTMRPDLLIVDSIQAVSASGVGSVPGSVSQVRECAARVIQYAKARATAAVLVGHVTKDGGIAGPKTLEHMVDVVLYLEGESNMGLRALRGLKNRFGPTHRLGLFEMRSEGLAEVEDPSAAFLSDWRGSVAGTVVFPTVEGRRPVLVEVQALVSPSSVPQPRRSVRGLQPARVHQLLAVLERHAGLGFSAHEVYVNVVGGIQVSEPGADLPVALALASSLLDRPLGSLASWGEIGLTGEVRPVAHERRRREESARLGIERVVGPGSGAPSGLRDALEKAFG; from the coding sequence ATGGGGTTCTGTCCTCAGTGTGGTTCGCGGAAGGCGCTGGTCGAGGATCAAACCACGCGACGCGCCACGCCACCGGAAGTCGTTCCGGTCGCGTCCGCAGCCGCCTTGGCAGCCGATCGTTCTCCGGTCGGCATCGGTGAGATCGACAGGGTGCTCGGAGGTGGGGTCGTTCCCGGGGCGGTGCTGCTGCTCGGTGGCGAGCCCGGTGTCGGCAAATCCACTCTTCTTCTGCAGGCTGCGGGATCGTTCGCCGAAACAGGGTGCAGTGTGCTGATCGCAACCGCGGAGGAATCTTCACATCAGGTCGGGCTGCGCGCCAAACGCCTGGGCGTGGATTCCTCGCGAGTGTCGCTCGTCGCCGATTCCGACATCGATGCCATTCTCGCCGCAGCCGACACGATGCGGCCGGATCTGCTCATCGTGGATTCCATCCAGGCGGTCTCCGCGTCCGGAGTCGGCTCCGTGCCCGGTTCGGTCTCCCAGGTCAGGGAGTGTGCAGCCAGAGTCATCCAATACGCCAAGGCACGGGCGACCGCAGCAGTGCTCGTGGGGCACGTAACCAAGGACGGAGGCATTGCGGGTCCCAAGACGCTCGAACATATGGTCGACGTCGTCTTGTACCTCGAGGGCGAGAGCAATATGGGCTTGCGAGCTCTGCGAGGGCTGAAGAACCGGTTCGGACCGACCCATCGACTCGGCCTGTTCGAGATGCGCAGCGAGGGCCTTGCAGAGGTCGAGGACCCATCTGCAGCGTTTCTCTCCGACTGGAGAGGTTCCGTGGCGGGCACGGTCGTCTTCCCCACGGTCGAGGGGAGACGCCCGGTCCTGGTGGAAGTCCAGGCCCTGGTGTCGCCGAGTTCGGTGCCGCAACCTCGACGCAGCGTCCGCGGTCTGCAACCGGCACGCGTCCATCAGCTTCTTGCCGTCTTGGAGCGTCATGCAGGTCTCGGCTTCTCGGCACACGAGGTGTACGTGAACGTCGTTGGCGGAATCCAGGTGTCCGAGCCCGGGGCCGACCTTCCGGTCGCGCTCGCACTTGCGTCTTCCCTGCTCGACCGGCCGCTGGGGTCATTGGCGTCATGGGGTGAGATCGGTCTGACCGGCGAGGTCCGCCCGGTCGCTCACGAGCGAAGGCGCCGAGAAGAATCGGCCCGTCTGGGTATCGAACGAGTCGTCGGTCCGGGGAGTGGTGCTCCTTCCGGCCTGCGCGACGCGTTGGAGAAGGCGTTCGGCTGA
- the disA gene encoding DNA integrity scanning protein DisA → MTSDLFLQTIQRLAPGTPIRIAFGRIIQEENGALVVLGDGSEVQAICSGGFDLLDTEFSSAKLAELAKMDGAIVLDDSWSKILRANVHLLPDSSIATVETGARHRTAERVAVQTGKPVVAVSEDRRVATLFLHEMRQELQDPTDLMASVNQSLSTLERVRRRLDEAEERLTPLEVSDMVTYRRVVVLVQRAELVRRIGDSIEEDLIGLGGAGDLARLQLTDLMQGVVELRDLVVRDYVRPLRVGTPERRLKRLEAIPTAQLHEPDAVAEALGFEHLDERAEPLGIRVLDQVPRLPETIRDGVVKRFRSLQKMMSASAADLDSVAGVGKARAQELRRVFDRLQESVRSWDHEAL, encoded by the coding sequence ATGACCTCCGACCTATTCCTGCAGACCATCCAGCGACTCGCTCCGGGAACTCCGATCCGAATAGCGTTTGGACGCATCATCCAGGAGGAGAACGGTGCCCTCGTCGTCCTTGGCGACGGATCCGAGGTTCAAGCGATCTGCTCCGGGGGCTTCGACCTTTTAGACACCGAGTTTTCTTCCGCCAAACTGGCCGAACTGGCGAAGATGGATGGCGCGATCGTCCTCGACGATTCGTGGAGCAAGATTCTGCGGGCCAATGTGCACCTGTTGCCGGATTCGTCGATCGCGACGGTCGAAACCGGTGCCCGACACCGGACCGCCGAGCGGGTGGCCGTTCAGACGGGCAAGCCGGTCGTTGCCGTCAGCGAGGATCGACGCGTCGCGACCCTGTTCCTCCATGAAATGCGTCAGGAGTTGCAGGACCCGACGGATCTCATGGCGTCGGTGAACCAGTCGCTCTCCACCCTCGAGCGTGTTCGCAGGCGTCTCGATGAGGCAGAGGAGCGGCTCACTCCGCTGGAGGTCTCCGACATGGTGACGTATCGACGTGTTGTCGTGCTCGTACAGCGAGCCGAACTCGTCCGCAGGATCGGCGATTCGATCGAAGAGGACCTCATCGGGCTGGGCGGCGCGGGCGATCTTGCACGCTTGCAGCTGACCGATCTCATGCAGGGAGTCGTCGAGCTCAGGGATCTCGTCGTCCGAGACTACGTGCGGCCGTTGCGAGTGGGCACGCCCGAACGCAGGCTCAAGCGACTCGAGGCGATCCCCACCGCGCAGTTGCATGAGCCGGATGCCGTGGCCGAGGCTCTCGGTTTCGAACATCTCGACGAGCGTGCAGAGCCCCTGGGAATCCGCGTACTCGATCAGGTTCCCCGGTTGCCGGAGACCATTCGCGATGGCGTTGTCAAGCGTTTCCGGAGTCTTCAGAAGATGATGAGCGCCTCGGCGGCCGATCTGGACTCTGTCGCAGGGGTCGGAAAGGCGAGAGCGCAAGAGCTGCGCAGAGTGTTCGACCGATTGCAAGAATCCGTTCGCTCGTGGGACCACGAAGCTCTCTGA
- the carD gene encoding RNA polymerase-binding transcription factor CarD — protein MATPKKPAAKKTAAKPAAKKTAAKPAAKKTAAKPVAKKTAAKPVAKKTAAKPVAKKTAAKPVAKKTAAKKPAAKKTAAKPAAKKTAAKPAAKKTATKPVAKKPAAKPVAKKPAAKPAAKPAAKKPVAKKTAAKKPVAKKTAAKKPAAKKPSIFNVGDKVVHPQHGAAIIVKKVRQKVAGSRQEYFVLEIATEQLTVFAPVDTIEETIRPVISKNQARKVLAVFKDPPQEAGSNWSRWYKVLNEKMTSGDIYQVAEVVRDLTYAQQIKGISPALKRMLSRARLTLTSELQFALNVDEKEATKRLDRALPSVEEPVGGTS, from the coding sequence ATGGCTACACCCAAGAAACCTGCCGCGAAGAAGACCGCGGCCAAGCCTGCCGCGAAGAAGACCGCGGCCAAGCCTGCCGCGAAGAAGACCGCGGCCAAGCCTGTCGCGAAGAAGACCGCGGCCAAGCCTGTCGCGAAGAAGACCGCGGCCAAGCCTGTCGCGAAGAAGACCGCGGCCAAGCCTGTCGCGAAGAAGACCGCGGCCAAGAAGCCTGCGGCGAAGAAGACCGCGGCCAAGCCTGCGGCGAAGAAGACCGCGGCCAAGCCTGCGGCGAAGAAGACCGCGACCAAGCCTGTCGCGAAGAAGCCTGCGGCCAAGCCTGTCGCGAAGAAGCCTGCGGCCAAGCCTGCGGCGAAGCCTGCGGCGAAGAAGCCTGTCGCGAAGAAGACGGCGGCCAAGAAGCCTGTCGCGAAGAAGACGGCGGCCAAGAAGCCTGCGGCGAAGAAGCCGTCGATCTTCAATGTCGGCGACAAAGTCGTGCACCCGCAGCACGGTGCTGCGATCATCGTCAAGAAGGTGCGTCAGAAGGTTGCCGGCTCGCGTCAGGAGTACTTCGTGCTCGAGATCGCGACGGAGCAGCTCACCGTTTTCGCTCCGGTCGACACGATCGAGGAGACGATTCGTCCGGTGATCTCCAAGAATCAAGCACGCAAGGTTCTCGCGGTGTTCAAGGATCCTCCGCAGGAAGCAGGGAGCAACTGGAGCCGCTGGTACAAGGTACTGAATGAGAAGATGACCAGCGGGGACATCTACCAGGTCGCCGAAGTCGTGAGGGATCTCACCTACGCGCAGCAGATCAAGGGAATCTCTCCCGCTCTCAAAAGAATGCTCTCCCGGGCGCGGCTGACCCTCACGTCCGAGTTGCAGTTTGCGTTGAACGTGGACGAGAAAGAAGCGACCAAGCGTCTGGACCGGGCTCTGCCCAGTGTGGAGGAGCCGGTTGGCGGTACGTCGTGA
- a CDS encoding putative PIN and TRAM-domain containing protein precursor, which yields MIVEIVRLLITLALTAVGYRTGQAINAPDPETAQVLGAILGAGTGYVLGGVLGRRFRTTLEEMPNVVVPRSSGAELFAGAFGLVVGMFVGLVVGLPLILFLPPEIGLPLAVLVVLIFSVAGARLFSGRADEILAATGLRRRGGLVTRSLDASGYLLDSSAAIDGRVLNLARLGLLPGRLWIPGFVIDELQGLADAKDRDRRRRGRRGLDVLEALRDVHGSDVAVLEETVPEFEDVDAKLIVIAGRAEASLVTTDHNLAKAAAARGISVLNPQALAEALKVPVATGDRLLVSVSRVGSEPGQGVAFLDDGTMVVVEDAAEMVGSEMEVEIIAVTRTAVGRMLFGRQVS from the coding sequence GTGATCGTTGAGATCGTACGCCTGCTCATCACGCTGGCGCTGACGGCCGTCGGCTATCGGACAGGCCAAGCAATCAATGCGCCTGACCCGGAGACCGCTCAGGTCCTGGGTGCGATCCTGGGTGCCGGTACGGGTTATGTCCTCGGAGGTGTGCTCGGCAGGCGGTTTCGCACCACGCTGGAGGAGATGCCGAACGTCGTGGTTCCTCGCTCGAGCGGCGCGGAGCTCTTCGCCGGCGCCTTCGGACTGGTGGTCGGCATGTTCGTCGGGCTGGTCGTCGGGCTTCCCCTCATCCTCTTTCTTCCGCCAGAGATCGGGCTGCCTCTTGCAGTCCTCGTCGTTCTCATCTTCTCGGTCGCAGGGGCGCGCCTGTTCTCAGGGCGCGCCGATGAGATCCTTGCCGCGACCGGTCTCAGAAGGCGTGGTGGCCTCGTCACCCGATCCCTGGATGCGTCCGGCTACCTGCTGGACTCCTCGGCGGCCATCGATGGGCGGGTGCTGAACCTCGCGCGTCTCGGCCTGCTGCCTGGACGGCTGTGGATTCCCGGGTTCGTGATCGACGAGTTGCAGGGCCTCGCAGACGCGAAAGACCGAGATCGGAGACGGCGAGGACGGCGTGGTCTCGATGTTCTCGAGGCGCTGCGCGATGTGCATGGCTCTGATGTGGCCGTGCTCGAGGAGACCGTGCCTGAGTTCGAGGATGTCGACGCCAAGTTGATCGTCATTGCCGGCAGGGCCGAAGCTTCGTTGGTGACGACGGATCACAATCTCGCGAAGGCCGCTGCGGCGAGGGGCATCAGCGTCCTGAACCCTCAGGCGCTCGCCGAAGCACTGAAAGTACCGGTGGCAACCGGCGACCGACTTCTCGTGAGCGTGAGTCGGGTCGGTAGCGAGCCGGGACAGGGTGTGGCGTTTCTGGATGACGGCACGATGGTCGTGGTCGAGGACGCTGCCGAGATGGTCGGCTCCGAGATGGAAGTGGAGATCATCGCAGTCACCCGTACCGCCGTCGGTCGGATGCTGTTCGGGCGGCAGGTCTCGTAA
- the ispF gene encoding 2-C-methyl-D-erythritol 2,4-cyclodiphosphate synthase, with product MSTIGWGFDAHRFGGEAPVLLAGVVVDARRGLVGTSDADVVAHAVADALLGATALGDLGTFFPSGDTRWQGVDSMELLESVVSRCRAAGLIVDHVDVTVIAETVRISPVREEIRRRLAGALKIDQTAVSVKATSTDGMGFTGRDEGIAAAAVVIGELASVI from the coding sequence ATGAGCACGATCGGTTGGGGATTCGACGCTCACCGGTTCGGAGGCGAGGCACCGGTGTTGCTGGCCGGAGTCGTCGTCGATGCACGGCGGGGGCTGGTCGGGACATCCGATGCCGATGTCGTCGCCCACGCCGTGGCCGATGCGCTGCTGGGGGCCACGGCGCTCGGGGATCTCGGAACGTTCTTTCCGTCCGGTGACACCCGATGGCAGGGAGTGGACAGCATGGAGCTGCTCGAGTCGGTGGTGTCCCGGTGCCGGGCCGCGGGGCTGATCGTCGATCACGTGGATGTGACGGTGATTGCCGAGACGGTCCGCATCTCCCCGGTCCGCGAGGAGATCCGTCGCCGTCTCGCCGGTGCACTGAAGATCGACCAGACAGCGGTTTCGGTGAAAGCCACCTCGACGGACGGCATGGGGTTCACCGGTCGAGATGAGGGGATTGCGGCCGCCGCGGTCGTCATCGGCGAACTGGCGTCCGTCATCTGA